A genomic region of Corallococcus soli contains the following coding sequences:
- a CDS encoding alpha/beta hydrolase — protein sequence MKRGLITGLVLGGVALLALAAWVAVRSARYIASEVYPPRRPVERPPDDAVFAGLRDVAFQDRDGLQLKGWYLPPKNGALVILVHGLSGNRTQLLPEARFLAQAGYGLVLFDLAAHGESAGTVSTYGDREAGQVMAAVDFAARQPEVDTLRIGALGFSLGGYSVLKAAAGDPRLKAVVVEAAAVAPAQALQDELGHWGPLGLWPALTVMKRAGVDVNAVQPARDMAALGDRPVLLVAGTDDPWVPDAALDHLLGQAKGPWEKWRVPGTGHGDYLRAAPDEYPRRVLAFFSRFL from the coding sequence ATGAAGCGCGGGCTCATCACCGGGCTGGTGCTGGGCGGCGTGGCGCTGCTGGCCCTGGCGGCCTGGGTCGCGGTGCGCAGCGCGCGCTACATCGCGTCGGAGGTCTACCCGCCGCGCAGGCCCGTGGAGCGCCCTCCCGACGACGCGGTGTTCGCCGGCCTGCGCGACGTGGCGTTCCAGGACCGGGACGGGCTCCAGCTCAAGGGCTGGTACCTGCCGCCGAAGAACGGGGCGCTCGTCATCCTGGTGCACGGCCTGTCGGGCAACCGCACGCAGCTGCTGCCCGAAGCCCGCTTCCTGGCCCAGGCGGGGTACGGCCTGGTGCTCTTCGACCTGGCGGCCCACGGAGAGAGCGCGGGCACGGTGTCCACCTATGGCGACCGCGAGGCGGGCCAGGTGATGGCGGCGGTGGACTTCGCGGCGCGTCAACCGGAGGTGGACACCCTACGCATCGGGGCGCTCGGGTTCTCCCTGGGGGGCTACTCCGTGCTGAAGGCGGCGGCCGGTGACCCGCGCCTCAAGGCCGTGGTGGTGGAGGCCGCGGCCGTCGCCCCCGCGCAGGCGCTCCAGGACGAGCTGGGACACTGGGGCCCCCTGGGCCTGTGGCCGGCGCTGACGGTGATGAAGCGCGCGGGCGTGGACGTGAACGCCGTGCAACCCGCGCGGGACATGGCCGCCCTGGGCGACCGCCCCGTCCTGCTGGTGGCCGGGACGGACGACCCGTGGGTGCCCGACGCCGCCCTGGACCACCTGCTGGGTCAGGCGAAAGGCCCCTGGGAGAAGTGGCGGGTGCCGGGGACCGGCCACGGGGACTACCTCCGGGCCGCACCCGATGAGTACCCCCGCCGCGTGCTGGCGTTCTTTTCACGCTTTCTTTGA
- a CDS encoding LysR family transcriptional regulator — translation MDISWDDARLFLAIAETGSFSGAARRLRIGQPTVSRRLAALEYAVGAALFRRSVDGAALTAAGERLVVPAKKMAEWAGELHRAAESADSSPRGLVRVTSTPFVGFDFLAPFAAFVAQKHPDLRLEVQSQVRYLDLARGEADLALRGQPPASPDLKLVDTLEITNGVFVSRALKARLPRKVTLQQLPWVAWAPPFEAVPPNPQLESLIPGFTPSFTADNYLLLLAAAEAGLGAMVLGRMPHRFQRPTRLVPLELDLGPFARSQTHLVCAKSALDIPRVRRVSELLLAEFQRIRAR, via the coding sequence ATGGATATCTCCTGGGACGACGCCCGGCTGTTCCTGGCCATCGCGGAGACGGGCAGCTTCAGCGGCGCCGCGCGGCGCCTGCGCATCGGCCAGCCCACGGTGAGCCGCCGGCTGGCCGCGCTGGAGTACGCCGTGGGCGCGGCGCTCTTCCGCCGGAGCGTGGACGGCGCGGCGCTGACGGCGGCGGGGGAGCGGCTGGTGGTGCCCGCGAAGAAGATGGCCGAGTGGGCCGGAGAGCTGCACCGCGCGGCCGAGTCCGCGGACAGCTCGCCCCGGGGGCTCGTGCGAGTGACGAGCACGCCCTTCGTGGGCTTCGACTTCCTGGCGCCCTTCGCCGCGTTCGTCGCCCAGAAGCACCCGGACCTCCGGCTGGAGGTGCAGTCCCAGGTGCGCTACCTGGACCTCGCTCGCGGCGAGGCGGACCTCGCGCTGCGCGGCCAACCTCCCGCGAGCCCGGACCTCAAGCTCGTGGACACGCTGGAGATCACCAACGGCGTCTTCGTCTCCAGGGCCCTCAAGGCCCGGCTGCCAAGAAAGGTGACGCTCCAACAACTTCCCTGGGTGGCCTGGGCGCCCCCGTTCGAGGCGGTGCCCCCCAACCCCCAGTTGGAGTCGCTCATCCCCGGCTTCACGCCGTCGTTCACCGCGGACAACTACCTGTTGCTGCTGGCGGCGGCGGAGGCCGGGCTGGGCGCCATGGTGCTGGGACGCATGCCGCACCGCTTCCAACGCCCGACACGGCTGGTGCCGCTGGAGCTGGACCTGGGGCCGTTCGCCCGGAGCCAGACCCACCTGGTGTGCGCGAAATCCGCGTTGGACATCCCGCGTGTGCGCAGGGTGTCCGAATTGTTGCTTGCGGAGTTTCAACGGATCCGCGCGCGCTGA
- a CDS encoding NYN domain-containing protein — MQPVRPAAASYVLIDAENVDWAVSNIVGRKPEPQDRVQFDRLIGFCETYFPKPVRCVVVLNARGEQLPDAMIGFVRALKSAGCEVALLHGRPDQKVVDLGILKLLENIRTQRPGAAVGLASHDGADFAEALKPLLEEKRQVAVLGLREYVSQRFRELVPSGLKIVDLELNAKVFQRPLPRILPVNVDEFDPSMFV, encoded by the coding sequence ATGCAACCCGTCCGTCCAGCCGCCGCCTCCTACGTGCTCATCGACGCCGAGAACGTCGACTGGGCCGTCTCCAACATCGTGGGCCGCAAACCCGAGCCCCAGGATCGGGTGCAGTTCGACCGGCTCATCGGCTTCTGCGAGACCTACTTCCCCAAGCCGGTGCGCTGCGTGGTGGTGCTCAACGCGCGCGGTGAACAGCTCCCGGACGCGATGATCGGCTTCGTGCGCGCGCTGAAGTCCGCGGGCTGCGAGGTCGCGCTGCTGCACGGCCGGCCGGACCAGAAGGTCGTGGACCTGGGCATCCTCAAGCTGCTGGAGAACATCCGCACCCAGCGCCCCGGCGCGGCGGTGGGACTCGCCAGCCACGACGGCGCGGACTTCGCGGAGGCCCTCAAGCCGCTGCTGGAGGAGAAGCGCCAGGTGGCCGTGCTGGGCCTGCGCGAATACGTGAGCCAGCGCTTCCGCGAGCTCGTCCCGTCCGGCCTGAAGATCGTCGACCTGGAGCTGAACGCGAAGGTCTTCCAGCGCCCCCTGCCGCGCATCCTGCCGGTCAACGTGGACGAGTTCGATCCGTCGATGTTCGTGTAG
- a CDS encoding polyketide synthase — MDEAVRQTVVGRFAAQAARTPQAEAVRFEGVGLTYEALERRSNQLAHHLRGLGVTTDVLVGVCLERSVEMVVAVLAVLKAGGAYLPLDPAYPAPRLSFMLEDAKAPVLLTQAKLRAGLPAFAGPVLCLDESPALFAPEAPASPVDASSLEGLAYAIYTSGSTGTPKGVAMGHGPLANLIAWQLGQSIAGPGTRTLQFSPLSFDVSFQELFGTWCSGGTLVLVRDELRLDAVLLLKLLAEERVERLFLPFIALQSLSEIATSHQKVPPSLREVVTAGEQLQVTPHLRAFFAALPGCALHNHYGPSETHVVSSYVLRGSPESWPALPPIGKAIDGCELVVLDEQKQPVPQGESGELFLAGVCLARGYLHREALTAERFVAHPLRPATGERAYRTGDLARVLPGGDVEFLGRIDGQVKVRGYRIELGEIEVALGSHPAVKQVAVVAREDVPGDKRLVAYVVADGTLEHPAGTLRRHLGTRVPDYMVPSAFVVLEALPRTPSGKIDRRALPAPLPTRPELQQAYVAPRSPLERTISESWARLLRIDRVGIHDSFFELGGNSLLALQCVARLRQEHGLEIPIVQLFQSPTVAQLAAVLSGDASRPSLKQQVEARRAKRQQAAGGAGGAEPVAIIGMAGRFPGAPDVETFWKNLVGGVESVTPFTREEVDPSVAAAERDAPEYVRARGILEGVELFDAGFFGIMPKEAQVMDPQQRLFLETAWAALESAGCVPERYPGLIGVFAGTHNNSYQPLHVQPRQDIVGRVGAFQAMVANEKDYVATRVAHKLDLRGPALSLNTACSTSLVAVAQAFWALQTHQCDVALAGGAAVTVPQKSGHLYQEGGMLSQDGHCRPFDASATGTLFSDGVGAVVLKRLSDAQADGDEIHAVLRGVAVNNDGAAKMSFAAPGVEGQATVIATAHANAGVDPRTIRYVEAHGTATPLGDPIEVEALSQAFRAHTADTGFCAIGSVKSNFGHLTAAAGVAGLLKTVLALKHRELPPTLHFQTPNPKIDFGKSPFFVQTKRSAWPEGTEPLRAGVSSFGVGGTNAHVVVEEAPARPDSGPSKPVQLLLLSAKTPAAVTQAAQRLAAHLQAHPELPLADVAHTLATGRRAFPFRKAVVATSAEEAVKALTATGAEATALESTPPLAFLFPGQGSQHPDMAHGLYRHAPAFRATVDACAEVLKPLLGRDLREVLFPKDPASPEAAEALRQTSFAQAALFTVEYALAQLWWSWGVRPDALVGHSVGEFVAACLAGVFTLEDALHLVAKRGQLMQAQAPGSMLSVRLSAEAVAPRLTDGLAIASDNGPRLCVVSGPTDAVLRLQATLEAEGAASRLLQTSHAFHSPMMDAAVAPFLETVKGMRLSEPRIPIVSTATGSWLTPAEATSPEYWARHLRDTVRFAPALRTLWDKGDHLMLEVGPRVTLATLARQQATAEQRARVFTSLGESSGDAADWSALLNAAGQLWRRGVPLDWAAIHADEQRQRVTLPTYPFQRQRHWIDLERASVPVPLLTTGVAVSTAPVPRAERLVPSLRNLFEELSGLELGDADASASFLELGLDSLVLTQAALAVQKQFGVKVTFRQLLEEVASLGQLAAYLDGRMPPEAAPAPVAAPAAPSAPAQLAANILAQQHVAAAPVASAHTFQTQAPSAPAGTLQAVIEQQLRLMTQQLAILSGQPAAVSAPAPVQFQPAPSALAPVAVAPEAPAVPAPAVAAPTDEAELKGPVKYDVKKAFGAIARISLAPKDSLTPRQQTFLEDFTRRYNAKTQGSKRAAQENRGQLSDPRVVTGFRPLLKELIYPLAVNRSKGSQLWDVDGNQYLDALNGFGSVMFGHAPDFITQAVHKQVDDGYELGPMHPLAGEVAKLVCEFTGAERAALCNTGSEAVMGALRIARTVTGRSTVAIFAGSYHGIFDEVLVRGTKSLRTVPAAPGIMAGAVQDVLVLDYGTPETLEILRQRADSLAAIMVEPVQSRRPDFQPREFLHQLRDLTQKSGSVYIFDEVITGFRMHPGGAQAVFGVQADVATYGKVVGGGMPIGVIAGKRPFMDALDGGHWQFGDDSVPTVGVTYFAGTFVRHPLALAAAKAALEHMKAAGPELQRSVSAKADTLASTLNAFFDEVGAPLRIKHFGSLWKTFVTADISHGDLLFCLLRDKGIHIWDGFPCFFTTAHTDADLQRLINAFQDSVTELQDAGLLPGTARPSQAPAPVAFDANQPPVPGARLGRDPQGNPAWFVPHPSVPGKFVKLSETR, encoded by the coding sequence GTGGACGAAGCGGTCAGGCAGACAGTGGTGGGGCGCTTCGCGGCGCAGGCGGCGCGCACGCCCCAGGCCGAGGCCGTCCGCTTCGAGGGCGTGGGGCTGACGTACGAGGCGCTGGAGCGCCGCTCCAATCAGCTCGCCCATCACCTCCGGGGCCTGGGCGTCACCACGGACGTGCTCGTCGGCGTGTGCCTGGAGCGCTCGGTGGAAATGGTGGTGGCGGTGCTGGCCGTGCTCAAGGCCGGTGGCGCGTACCTGCCGTTGGATCCGGCCTACCCCGCGCCGCGCCTGTCCTTCATGCTGGAGGACGCGAAGGCGCCCGTGCTGCTGACCCAGGCGAAGCTGCGCGCCGGGCTGCCCGCCTTCGCGGGGCCGGTGCTGTGCCTGGATGAGTCCCCTGCCCTCTTCGCCCCGGAGGCCCCGGCCTCCCCGGTGGACGCGTCGAGCCTGGAGGGGCTGGCGTACGCCATCTACACCTCCGGCTCCACGGGCACGCCCAAGGGCGTGGCGATGGGCCACGGGCCGCTCGCCAACCTGATCGCGTGGCAGCTGGGGCAGTCCATCGCCGGCCCGGGCACGCGCACGTTGCAGTTCTCGCCGCTGTCGTTCGACGTGTCGTTCCAGGAGCTGTTCGGCACCTGGTGCTCCGGCGGCACGCTGGTGCTGGTGCGGGACGAGCTGCGGCTGGACGCCGTGCTGCTGCTGAAGCTCCTGGCGGAGGAGCGCGTGGAGCGGCTGTTCCTGCCCTTCATCGCGCTGCAGAGCCTGTCGGAGATCGCCACCTCGCACCAGAAGGTGCCGCCGTCCCTGCGCGAGGTGGTGACCGCGGGCGAGCAGCTCCAGGTGACGCCCCACCTGCGCGCCTTCTTCGCCGCGCTGCCGGGCTGCGCGCTGCACAACCACTATGGCCCGTCGGAGACGCACGTCGTCTCCAGCTACGTGCTCCGGGGCTCCCCGGAGTCCTGGCCCGCGCTGCCGCCCATCGGGAAGGCCATCGACGGGTGCGAGCTGGTCGTCCTGGACGAGCAGAAGCAGCCCGTGCCCCAGGGCGAGTCCGGCGAGCTGTTCCTCGCGGGCGTGTGCCTGGCGCGCGGCTACCTGCACCGCGAGGCGCTGACGGCGGAGCGCTTCGTGGCGCACCCGCTGCGGCCCGCAACGGGTGAGCGCGCGTACCGCACCGGCGACCTGGCGCGCGTGCTGCCCGGCGGCGACGTGGAGTTCCTGGGCCGCATCGACGGCCAGGTGAAGGTGCGCGGCTACCGCATCGAGCTGGGTGAGATTGAAGTCGCGCTCGGCAGCCACCCGGCGGTGAAGCAGGTGGCGGTGGTGGCGCGCGAGGACGTGCCCGGCGACAAGCGGCTGGTGGCGTACGTCGTCGCGGACGGCACGCTGGAGCACCCGGCCGGGACGCTGCGGCGGCACCTGGGCACGCGGGTGCCGGACTACATGGTGCCCTCCGCGTTCGTCGTGCTGGAGGCCCTGCCCCGCACGCCCAGCGGGAAGATCGACCGGCGCGCCCTCCCCGCCCCGCTGCCCACGCGCCCGGAGCTGCAGCAGGCCTACGTCGCGCCCCGCTCTCCGCTGGAGCGGACCATCTCGGAGTCGTGGGCGCGGCTGCTGCGCATCGACCGGGTGGGCATCCACGACAGCTTCTTCGAGCTGGGCGGCAACTCGCTGCTCGCGCTCCAGTGCGTGGCGCGGCTGCGGCAGGAGCACGGACTGGAGATCCCCATCGTCCAGCTCTTCCAGTCGCCCACGGTGGCGCAGCTGGCGGCGGTGCTGTCCGGGGACGCGTCGCGGCCCTCGCTCAAGCAGCAGGTGGAGGCGCGGCGGGCGAAGCGCCAGCAGGCGGCCGGCGGGGCGGGCGGCGCGGAGCCGGTGGCCATCATCGGCATGGCGGGCCGCTTCCCGGGCGCGCCCGACGTGGAGACGTTCTGGAAGAACCTCGTCGGCGGGGTGGAGTCCGTCACCCCCTTCACCCGCGAGGAGGTGGATCCGTCGGTGGCCGCCGCTGAGCGGGACGCGCCCGAGTACGTGCGCGCGCGCGGCATCCTGGAGGGCGTGGAGCTGTTCGACGCGGGCTTCTTCGGCATCATGCCGAAGGAGGCGCAGGTGATGGACCCGCAGCAGCGCCTCTTCCTGGAGACGGCGTGGGCCGCGCTGGAGTCCGCCGGCTGCGTGCCGGAGCGCTACCCCGGCCTCATCGGCGTCTTCGCGGGCACGCACAACAACAGCTACCAGCCGCTGCACGTCCAGCCCCGGCAGGACATCGTGGGCCGGGTGGGCGCCTTCCAGGCGATGGTGGCCAACGAGAAGGACTACGTGGCCACGCGCGTCGCGCACAAGCTGGACCTGCGCGGACCCGCCTTGTCGCTGAACACCGCGTGCTCCACGTCGCTCGTCGCGGTGGCGCAGGCGTTCTGGGCCTTGCAGACGCACCAGTGCGACGTGGCGCTGGCGGGCGGCGCGGCGGTGACGGTGCCGCAGAAGTCCGGCCACCTGTACCAGGAGGGCGGCATGCTCTCCCAGGACGGGCACTGCCGGCCCTTCGACGCGAGCGCCACCGGCACCCTCTTCAGCGACGGCGTGGGCGCGGTGGTGCTCAAGCGGCTGTCGGACGCGCAGGCGGACGGCGATGAGATCCACGCGGTGCTGCGCGGCGTGGCCGTCAACAACGACGGCGCGGCGAAGATGAGCTTCGCGGCGCCGGGCGTGGAGGGGCAGGCCACCGTCATCGCGACGGCGCACGCGAACGCGGGCGTGGATCCGCGCACCATCCGCTACGTGGAGGCGCACGGCACCGCGACGCCGCTGGGCGACCCCATTGAAGTGGAGGCGCTGTCCCAGGCCTTCCGCGCGCACACGGCCGACACCGGCTTCTGCGCCATCGGCTCGGTGAAGAGCAACTTCGGCCACCTCACCGCCGCGGCGGGCGTGGCGGGCCTGCTCAAGACGGTGCTCGCGCTGAAGCACCGCGAGCTGCCGCCGACGCTGCACTTCCAGACGCCCAACCCGAAGATCGACTTCGGCAAGAGCCCCTTCTTCGTCCAGACGAAGCGCTCCGCGTGGCCGGAGGGCACGGAGCCCCTGCGCGCGGGCGTCAGCTCCTTCGGCGTGGGCGGCACCAACGCGCACGTCGTGGTGGAGGAGGCCCCCGCGCGTCCTGACTCGGGCCCGTCGAAGCCCGTCCAGTTGCTCCTGCTGTCGGCGAAGACGCCCGCGGCCGTGACGCAGGCGGCGCAGCGACTGGCCGCGCACCTCCAGGCGCACCCGGAGCTGCCGCTCGCGGACGTGGCGCACACGCTGGCCACCGGCCGCCGGGCGTTCCCGTTCCGCAAGGCCGTGGTCGCGACCAGCGCGGAGGAGGCCGTGAAGGCGCTGACGGCGACCGGAGCGGAGGCCACCGCGCTGGAGTCCACCCCGCCGCTCGCGTTCCTCTTCCCCGGTCAGGGTTCGCAGCACCCGGACATGGCGCACGGGCTGTACCGCCACGCGCCTGCCTTCCGCGCCACGGTGGACGCGTGCGCGGAGGTGCTGAAGCCGCTGCTCGGGCGCGACCTGCGCGAGGTGCTCTTCCCCAAGGACCCCGCCTCCCCCGAAGCCGCGGAGGCCCTGCGCCAGACGTCGTTCGCGCAGGCGGCCCTCTTCACCGTGGAGTACGCGCTCGCGCAGCTCTGGTGGAGCTGGGGCGTGCGGCCGGACGCGCTCGTGGGCCACAGCGTGGGCGAGTTCGTCGCCGCGTGCCTCGCGGGCGTGTTCACGCTGGAGGACGCGCTGCACCTGGTCGCGAAGCGCGGGCAGCTCATGCAGGCGCAGGCGCCGGGCAGCATGCTGTCGGTGCGCCTGTCCGCCGAAGCGGTGGCGCCCCGGCTGACGGACGGGCTGGCCATCGCGTCGGACAACGGGCCGCGCCTGTGCGTCGTCTCCGGTCCCACGGACGCGGTGCTGCGGCTCCAGGCCACGCTGGAGGCGGAAGGCGCGGCCAGCCGGCTGCTCCAGACGTCGCATGCGTTCCACTCGCCGATGATGGACGCGGCGGTGGCGCCCTTCCTCGAAACGGTGAAGGGCATGCGCCTGTCGGAGCCGCGCATCCCCATCGTCTCCACCGCGACGGGCTCCTGGCTCACGCCCGCCGAGGCCACGTCCCCTGAGTACTGGGCGCGGCACCTGCGCGACACGGTCCGCTTCGCGCCCGCGCTGCGCACGCTCTGGGACAAGGGCGACCACCTGATGCTGGAGGTGGGCCCGCGCGTGACGCTGGCGACGCTGGCCCGGCAGCAGGCCACGGCTGAACAGCGCGCCCGGGTGTTCACCTCCCTGGGCGAATCCAGCGGCGACGCGGCCGACTGGAGCGCCCTCTTGAATGCCGCGGGCCAGCTCTGGCGCCGGGGCGTCCCGCTGGATTGGGCCGCCATCCATGCCGACGAGCAGCGCCAGCGCGTCACCCTTCCTACGTATCCCTTCCAGCGGCAGCGCCACTGGATCGACCTTGAGCGGGCGTCCGTGCCCGTCCCCCTTCTCACCACCGGAGTCGCCGTGAGCACCGCCCCCGTCCCCCGCGCCGAACGCCTTGTCCCCTCCCTGCGCAACCTCTTCGAAGAACTCAGCGGCCTGGAGCTCGGCGATGCCGACGCGAGCGCGAGCTTCCTGGAGCTGGGGCTCGACTCGCTGGTGCTCACCCAGGCGGCGCTCGCGGTGCAGAAGCAGTTCGGCGTGAAGGTCACCTTCCGGCAGCTGCTGGAAGAGGTCGCCTCCCTGGGCCAGCTCGCCGCGTACCTCGATGGCCGGATGCCTCCGGAGGCCGCCCCGGCGCCTGTCGCGGCCCCGGCCGCCCCGAGCGCCCCCGCGCAGCTCGCCGCGAACATCCTCGCGCAGCAGCACGTCGCCGCCGCGCCGGTCGCCAGCGCGCATACGTTCCAGACCCAGGCCCCGTCCGCGCCCGCCGGCACGCTCCAGGCGGTCATTGAGCAGCAGCTGCGGCTGATGACCCAGCAGCTGGCCATCCTGTCCGGTCAGCCCGCCGCCGTGTCCGCGCCCGCGCCGGTGCAGTTCCAGCCCGCGCCCTCCGCGCTGGCGCCGGTGGCCGTGGCCCCGGAGGCGCCCGCCGTCCCCGCGCCCGCGGTCGCGGCCCCCACGGACGAGGCCGAGCTCAAGGGTCCGGTGAAGTACGACGTGAAGAAGGCCTTTGGCGCCATCGCGCGCATCAGCCTGGCGCCGAAGGACTCGCTCACGCCCCGGCAGCAGACGTTCCTGGAGGACTTCACCCGCCGCTACAACGCGAAGACGCAGGGCTCCAAGCGCGCCGCCCAGGAGAACCGCGGCCAGCTGTCCGACCCGCGCGTGGTGACCGGCTTCCGGCCGCTGCTCAAGGAGCTCATCTACCCGCTGGCGGTGAACCGCTCCAAGGGCTCGCAGCTCTGGGACGTGGACGGCAACCAGTACCTGGACGCGCTCAACGGCTTCGGCTCGGTGATGTTCGGCCACGCGCCGGACTTCATCACCCAGGCGGTGCACAAGCAGGTGGACGACGGCTACGAGCTGGGGCCCATGCACCCGCTGGCGGGTGAGGTGGCGAAGCTCGTCTGTGAGTTCACCGGCGCGGAGCGCGCGGCCCTATGCAACACCGGCTCCGAGGCGGTGATGGGGGCGCTGCGCATTGCTCGCACCGTCACCGGCCGCAGCACGGTGGCCATCTTCGCCGGCAGCTATCACGGCATCTTCGACGAGGTGCTGGTGCGCGGCACCAAGAGCCTGCGCACGGTGCCGGCCGCCCCGGGCATCATGGCGGGCGCGGTGCAGGACGTGCTGGTGCTGGACTACGGCACGCCGGAGACGCTCGAAATCCTCCGCCAGCGCGCGGACTCGCTGGCGGCCATCATGGTGGAGCCGGTGCAGAGCCGGCGCCCCGACTTCCAGCCGCGCGAGTTCCTGCACCAGCTGCGCGACCTCACCCAGAAGTCCGGCTCCGTCTACATCTTCGACGAGGTCATCACCGGCTTCCGCATGCACCCGGGCGGCGCCCAGGCGGTGTTCGGCGTGCAGGCGGACGTGGCGACCTACGGCAAGGTCGTGGGCGGCGGCATGCCCATTGGCGTCATCGCGGGCAAGCGCCCCTTCATGGACGCGCTGGACGGCGGCCACTGGCAGTTCGGCGACGACTCGGTGCCCACGGTGGGCGTGACGTACTTCGCCGGCACGTTCGTGCGCCACCCGCTGGCGCTCGCCGCCGCGAAGGCCGCGCTGGAGCACATGAAGGCCGCGGGCCCGGAGCTGCAGCGCAGCGTGAGCGCCAAGGCGGACACGCTGGCCAGCACGCTCAACGCGTTCTTCGACGAGGTGGGCGCGCCCCTGCGCATCAAGCACTTCGGGTCGCTGTGGAAGACGTTCGTCACGGCGGACATCTCCCACGGGGACCTGCTGTTCTGCCTGCTGCGCGACAAGGGCATCCACATCTGGGACGGCTTCCCCTGCTTCTTCACCACCGCCCACACGGACGCGGACCTCCAGCGCCTCATCAACGCGTTCCAGGACAGCGTCACGGAGTTGCAGGACGCGGGCCTCCTGCCGGGCACGGCCCGTCCGTCCCAGGCGCCCGCCCCCGTGGCCTTCGACGCCAATCAGCCCCCGGTGCCCGGCGCCCGGCTGGGGCGTGATCCGCAGGGCAACCCCGCCTGGTTCGTTCCGCACCCCTCCGTGCCCGGCAAGTTCGTCAAGCTGAGCGAGACCCGATGA
- a CDS encoding DUF885 domain-containing protein, protein MPPESTSQRGGASAALHALLDAEWQYSLQQYPTYASLLGDRRWNDRWDDLSLAGLEADHRHSQDVLARLARVDREALDDDADRLHLDLFRRLHETWLEEYAVKWHLLPLNQLGGLPEGLKQPPGLQTAYQLADTLRFETVRDYEDWVKRLERFGAYADQVVALMREGLRQHRIHPRIVLQRIPPQLERQLVSDPTRSGFYNPFTRFPTDVPEADARRLAQAARDAIANTVVPALRRARDFLLAEYLPAAPETVGVWQFPDGEALYSVLTRRHTTTRLTPEEIHALGLDEVRRLRAEMDRVMALTGFSGTLQDFFETLRTETRFYEPTGEALLERYRALAKRIDPLLERLFRTMPKKPYVVEPVPEAMAPDVTTGIYFPAAADGSRPGVFQVNLYRPETRPIWEMVPLTLHEAVPGHHLQIALASELTELPEFRRFTSYVAYDEGWALYCESLGDELGLYDDPHDKFGQLAFEMWRAVRLVVDTGLHAKRWTRKQALDFFMENAPRQELDVTNEVDRYIAWPGQALAYKVGQLRISALRARAEATLGPRFDVKAFHDQVLLTGSLPLDVLEAKLEAWMGQEARGQA, encoded by the coding sequence ATGCCTCCCGAATCCACCTCCCAGCGCGGCGGCGCGTCCGCCGCGCTGCACGCCCTGCTGGACGCGGAGTGGCAGTACTCGCTCCAGCAGTACCCCACCTATGCCTCGCTGCTGGGGGACCGTCGGTGGAACGACCGCTGGGACGACCTGAGCCTCGCGGGGCTGGAGGCGGATCACCGCCACAGCCAGGACGTGCTGGCCCGGCTCGCCCGCGTGGACCGCGAGGCCCTGGACGACGACGCGGACCGGCTCCACCTGGACCTCTTCCGCCGGCTGCACGAGACGTGGCTGGAGGAGTACGCGGTGAAGTGGCACCTGCTACCGCTCAACCAATTGGGCGGCCTGCCGGAGGGGCTCAAGCAGCCGCCGGGGCTCCAGACGGCGTACCAGCTCGCGGACACCCTGCGCTTCGAGACGGTGCGCGACTACGAGGACTGGGTGAAGCGGCTGGAGCGCTTCGGCGCCTACGCGGATCAGGTCGTGGCCCTGATGCGCGAGGGCCTGCGCCAGCACCGCATCCACCCGCGCATCGTGCTCCAGCGCATCCCGCCGCAGCTGGAGCGACAGCTCGTCAGCGACCCGACCCGGAGCGGCTTCTACAACCCATTCACCCGCTTCCCCACGGACGTGCCGGAGGCGGACGCGCGCCGGCTGGCGCAGGCCGCGCGCGACGCCATCGCGAACACGGTGGTGCCCGCCCTGCGACGCGCCCGGGACTTCCTCCTGGCGGAGTACCTCCCCGCGGCCCCGGAGACCGTGGGCGTGTGGCAGTTCCCGGACGGAGAGGCCCTGTACTCGGTCCTCACGCGCCGGCACACGACGACACGCCTGACGCCGGAGGAGATCCACGCCCTGGGGCTGGACGAGGTGCGGCGGCTGCGAGCGGAGATGGACCGGGTGATGGCCCTCACGGGCTTCAGCGGCACGCTCCAGGACTTCTTCGAGACCCTGCGCACGGAGACGCGCTTCTACGAGCCCACGGGCGAGGCGCTGCTCGAGCGCTACCGGGCGCTGGCGAAGCGCATTGATCCGCTGCTGGAGCGGCTGTTCCGCACGATGCCGAAGAAGCCCTACGTCGTCGAACCCGTGCCGGAGGCCATGGCCCCGGACGTGACGACGGGCATCTACTTCCCCGCCGCCGCGGACGGTTCGCGCCCGGGCGTCTTCCAGGTGAACCTCTACCGGCCGGAGACGCGGCCCATCTGGGAGATGGTGCCCCTGACGCTGCACGAGGCCGTGCCCGGCCACCACCTCCAGATTGCCCTGGCCTCCGAGCTGACCGAGCTGCCGGAGTTCCGCCGCTTCACGTCCTACGTCGCCTACGACGAGGGCTGGGCGCTGTACTGCGAGTCCCTGGGCGACGAGCTGGGCCTGTACGACGACCCGCACGACAAGTTCGGCCAGCTCGCCTTCGAGATGTGGCGCGCGGTGCGGCTGGTGGTGGACACCGGCCTGCACGCGAAGCGGTGGACGCGGAAGCAGGCGCTGGACTTCTTCATGGAGAACGCCCCGCGCCAGGAGCTGGACGTCACCAACGAGGTGGACCGCTACATCGCGTGGCCGGGACAGGCCCTGGCCTACAAGGTCGGCCAGCTGCGCATCAGCGCCCTGCGCGCGCGGGCGGAGGCCACGCTGGGCCCGCGCTTCGACGTGAAGGCGTTCCACGACCAGGTGCTGCTGACGGGCTCGCTGCCGCTGGACGTGCTGGAGGCGAAGCTGGAGGCGTGGATGGGCCAGGAGGCCCGGGGCCAGGCATGA